A stretch of Streptococcus sp. oral taxon 061 DNA encodes these proteins:
- a CDS encoding CppA N-terminal domain-containing protein: MNVNQIVRMIPTLKINNRRLNELFYIQTLGMKPLLEESAFLSLGDQSGIEKLVLEESPSMRSRKVEGIKKLARLIVKVANPSEIEALLARMEKLPQLYKGNKGFAFEALSPEGDLVLIHAEDDIKDLRKFDETVTFSKDEKMQYLTAFDISVEINLPDETTSLLEKEEIETSLAFKQAQGSDLLVENNVTWDLSMLKFQVKELELASLRQRFETAGYFIPKSEKFFLTKDANNIELWFEEV, encoded by the coding sequence ATGAATGTAAATCAAATTGTGCGTATGATCCCGACGCTAAAGATAAATAATAGAAGATTAAATGAATTGTTTTATATCCAAACCTTGGGTATGAAACCCTTGCTTGAAGAGTCGGCTTTCTTATCGCTAGGAGACCAGTCAGGCATTGAAAAATTGGTTTTAGAAGAATCACCAAGTATGAGAAGCCGTAAGGTTGAAGGGATCAAAAAATTAGCTAGATTGATTGTAAAAGTAGCGAATCCATCCGAGATTGAAGCCTTACTAGCTAGAATGGAAAAACTTCCTCAACTCTATAAAGGAAATAAGGGATTTGCTTTTGAAGCTCTTTCTCCGGAAGGGGACCTTGTCCTTATCCATGCGGAAGATGACATCAAAGATTTGAGAAAGTTTGATGAAACTGTTACTTTCTCAAAAGATGAGAAGATGCAGTATTTGACAGCATTTGATATTTCAGTAGAGATTAACTTGCCTGATGAAACGACGAGCCTGCTTGAAAAAGAGGAAATCGAAACTAGCCTAGCTTTTAAACAAGCTCAAGGTAGTGATTTGCTCGTTGAAAATAATGTTACTTGGGATTTGTCTATGTTGAAATTCCAAGTAAAAGAACTTGAATTGGCTAGTCTCCGTCAACGTTTTGAAACTGCAGGTTACTTTATTCCTAAGTCTGAGAAGTTTTTCCTAACTAAGGATGCCAACAATATCGAATTGTGGTTTGAAGAAGTATGA
- a CDS encoding CPBP family intramembrane glutamic endopeptidase translates to MNFIQSIHPAKPLRYLKWFDILIITILMFGEFIIRSTQQFMESLSPSTVTSVVDTASNVASDGAAYSSNFNFQLIMLGITFLYLLIRNYDFKQLPIRFSWSVLIWVPLIFAVVGIIGDIVTTLSGEYNYFNPQLIPFIDPMEIIRKFMALTPMAIGYALLNGFYEEFFFLGLLTSVKEKHKWLVLVYSVIIRISFHTYQGLLWALVIGLVYGLFYYFLYKYVVKNLLPFFLMHALADMFGSSLLYLLIAWGT, encoded by the coding sequence ATGAATTTTATACAAAGTATTCATCCTGCTAAACCTTTAAGATACTTAAAATGGTTCGATATCTTAATCATCACTATTTTAATGTTTGGAGAGTTTATCATCCGTTCCACACAACAATTTATGGAGAGTCTATCGCCTTCAACTGTTACCAGTGTCGTGGATACTGCGTCAAATGTAGCAAGTGATGGAGCAGCTTATTCTAGTAATTTCAATTTCCAGTTGATTATGCTAGGGATTACTTTCCTCTATCTTTTGATTCGAAATTATGATTTTAAACAGCTTCCAATTCGCTTTTCTTGGTCAGTTTTGATTTGGGTTCCCCTTATCTTTGCAGTTGTTGGAATAATTGGAGATATTGTAACAACCCTTAGTGGTGAGTATAATTATTTTAATCCTCAGTTGATCCCTTTTATAGATCCCATGGAGATTATTAGAAAATTCATGGCTTTAACACCAATGGCCATTGGTTATGCTTTATTAAATGGTTTTTACGAAGAATTTTTCTTCTTGGGCTTACTGACTTCAGTCAAAGAAAAACATAAGTGGTTAGTCCTAGTTTACTCCGTAATTATCAGGATTTCTTTTCATACCTACCAAGGATTACTCTGGGCCTTAGTTATTGGGCTTGTATATGGACTATTCTATTATTTCTTGTACAAGTATGTAGTCAAGAATTTACTGCCATTCTTTCTTATGCATGCTCTTGCAGATATGTTTGGTTCAAGTCTCTTGTACCTCTTGATTGCTTGGGGGACTTAA
- a CDS encoding uracil-xanthine permease family protein — translation MKQESTVDLLLDVDQRPSFGKGILLSFQHVFAMFGATILVPLILGMPVSVALFASGVGTLIYMIATGFRVPVYLGSSFAFITAMSLAMKEMGGDVSAAQTGVILTGFVYVLVAASVRFAGTKWIDKLLPPIIIGPMIIVIGLGLAGSAVTNAGLVADGNWKNALVAVVTFLIAAFINTKGKGFLRIIPFLFAIIGGYLFALALGLVDFTPVLQANWFEIPGFYLPFSTGGAFKEYNLYFGPETIAILPIAIVTISEHIGDHTVLSQICGRQFLKEPGLHRTLLGDGIATSVSAFLGGPANTTYGENTGVIGMTRIASVSVIRNAAFIAIALSFLGKFTALISTIPSAVLGGMSILLYGVIASNGLKVLIKERVDFGQMRNLIIASAMLVLGLGGAILKLGPVTLSGTALSAMTGILLNLILPYENKE, via the coding sequence ATGAAACAAGAATCAACTGTTGATTTGTTACTCGACGTTGACCAACGTCCTTCTTTTGGTAAGGGAATCCTACTCAGTTTCCAGCACGTGTTTGCCATGTTTGGTGCAACCATCTTGGTACCATTGATTTTGGGAATGCCTGTATCTGTTGCCCTCTTTGCTTCAGGGGTTGGTACCCTCATCTATATGATTGCAACAGGTTTTAGAGTTCCTGTTTATCTTGGTTCTTCTTTCGCCTTTATTACAGCTATGTCACTTGCCATGAAAGAAATGGGGGGTGATGTATCTGCTGCTCAGACAGGGGTTATCCTAACTGGTTTTGTTTATGTCCTTGTTGCTGCAAGTGTTCGCTTCGCAGGTACAAAATGGATTGATAAACTCTTGCCTCCAATCATTATTGGTCCTATGATTATCGTTATCGGTCTTGGGCTTGCTGGTTCTGCCGTAACCAATGCTGGTCTTGTAGCTGACGGCAACTGGAAAAATGCTCTTGTAGCTGTGGTTACCTTCCTCATCGCTGCTTTTATCAATACAAAAGGAAAAGGTTTCCTTCGTATCATTCCTTTCCTCTTTGCAATTATTGGTGGATATCTCTTCGCGCTAGCACTTGGCTTAGTTGACTTCACTCCTGTTCTTCAAGCTAACTGGTTCGAAATTCCAGGCTTCTACCTACCATTTAGCACAGGTGGTGCCTTCAAAGAATACAACCTTTACTTCGGTCCAGAGACAATCGCAATCTTACCAATCGCGATCGTAACAATCTCAGAACACATTGGAGACCACACGGTCTTGAGCCAAATCTGTGGCCGTCAATTCTTGAAAGAACCAGGTCTTCACCGTACCCTTCTTGGTGACGGTATCGCAACATCAGTATCTGCCTTCCTTGGTGGTCCTGCTAATACTACTTACGGTGAAAATACTGGGGTGATCGGTATGACTCGTATCGCTTCTGTCTCAGTTATCCGTAATGCAGCCTTTATCGCAATTGCCCTTAGCTTCCTTGGTAAATTCACTGCCTTGATTTCTACAATCCCTAGTGCCGTACTTGGTGGTATGTCTATCCTTCTTTATGGGGTTATCGCCAGCAACGGTTTGAAAGTTTTGATCAAGGAACGTGTAGACTTTGGTCAAATGCGTAATCTTATCATCGCAAGTGCCATGTTGGTACTTGGACTTGGTGGAGCAATCCTTAAACTTGGTCCAGTTACCCTTTCAGGTACTGCTCTATCAGCTATGACAGGTATTCTTTTGAACTTGATCTTGCCATACGAAAATAAAGAATAA
- a CDS encoding PTS transporter subunit IIBC, with product MMKDTFKNVLSFEFWQKFGKALMVVIAVMPAAGLMISIGKSLAMIDPNLAPLVITGGVLEQIGWGVIGNLHILFALAIGGSWAKERAGGAFAAGLAFILINRITGTIFGVSGDMLKDPNAMVSTIFGGSIKVADYFISVLEAPALNMGVFVGIISGFVGATAFNKYYNFRKLPDALSFFNGKRFVPFVVILRSAIAAILLSAFWPVVQTGINNFGIWIANSQETAPVLAPFLYGTLERLLLPFGLHHMLTIPMNYTALGGTYDVLTGAAKGTQVFGQDPLWLAWVTDLVNLKGTDAGQYQHLLDTVHPARFKVGQMIGSFGILMGIIVAIYRNVDPDKKHQYKGMMIATALATFLTGVTEPIEYMFMFIATPLYLVYALVQGAAFAMADIVNLRVHSFGSIEFLTRTPLAINAGLGMDIINFIWVTVLFGFIMYFIANFMIKKFNYATPGRNGNYENADGSSESSAAGETKVAEASQAVNIINLLGGRANIVDVDACMTRLRVTVQDAEKVGTEEQWKAEGAMGLVMKGQGVQAIYGPKADVLKSDIQDILDSGEVIPETLPSQMAATQKDTVVYKGVTEEVYSVADGQVIELEQVKDPVFSQKMMGDGFAVEPANGNIVSPVSGTVSSVFPTKHALGLVTEAGLEVLVHIGLDTVSLEGKPFEVMVSEGQTVAAGDLLVKADLGAIREAGRETTTVVVFTNGDAIKSVKLQQTGSLAAKTAVAKVEL from the coding sequence ATGATGAAAGATACATTCAAAAATGTCTTGTCTTTCGAATTTTGGCAGAAATTCGGTAAGGCTCTAATGGTGGTTATCGCTGTTATGCCAGCGGCTGGATTGATGATCTCAATCGGTAAGTCACTTGCAATGATTGACCCAAACCTTGCTCCCCTAGTTATTACTGGTGGCGTACTAGAGCAAATTGGTTGGGGAGTTATCGGTAACCTTCATATTTTGTTTGCCCTCGCTATTGGAGGAAGCTGGGCTAAAGAACGTGCTGGTGGTGCTTTTGCGGCAGGTCTTGCATTTATCCTTATTAACCGTATCACTGGTACAATCTTCGGTGTATCAGGGGATATGTTGAAAGATCCTAACGCTATGGTTTCAACAATCTTTGGTGGATCTATCAAGGTTGCTGATTACTTCATTAGTGTACTTGAGGCACCAGCCCTTAACATGGGGGTATTTGTAGGGATTATCTCAGGTTTTGTTGGAGCGACTGCATTTAACAAATACTATAATTTCCGTAAACTTCCTGATGCCCTTTCATTCTTTAACGGGAAACGTTTTGTACCATTTGTAGTTATTCTTCGCTCAGCAATCGCTGCAATTCTTCTTTCAGCTTTCTGGCCAGTTGTTCAAACAGGTATCAACAACTTCGGTATCTGGATTGCCAATTCACAAGAAACAGCACCAGTTCTTGCACCATTCTTGTATGGTACTTTGGAACGCTTGCTCTTGCCATTCGGACTTCACCACATGTTGACTATCCCAATGAACTATACAGCTCTTGGTGGTACTTATGATGTGTTAACTGGTGCAGCAAAAGGCACTCAAGTATTTGGACAAGATCCACTTTGGCTTGCATGGGTAACAGACCTTGTAAACCTTAAAGGTACTGACGCAGGTCAATACCAACACTTGTTAGATACAGTACATCCAGCTCGTTTCAAAGTTGGACAAATGATCGGTTCGTTTGGTATCTTGATGGGTATAATTGTGGCTATCTACCGTAACGTTGATCCAGATAAGAAACACCAATACAAAGGTATGATGATCGCAACTGCTCTTGCAACATTCTTGACAGGGGTAACTGAACCAATTGAGTACATGTTCATGTTCATCGCAACACCTCTTTACCTTGTTTACGCTCTTGTTCAAGGTGCTGCCTTTGCAATGGCTGATATTGTGAACCTTCGTGTTCACTCATTCGGTTCAATCGAATTCTTGACTCGTACTCCGCTAGCTATCAACGCTGGTCTTGGTATGGATATCATTAACTTTATCTGGGTTACAGTACTCTTTGGATTTATCATGTACTTCATCGCTAACTTCATGATTAAGAAATTCAACTATGCAACTCCAGGACGTAACGGTAACTACGAAAATGCAGATGGTTCATCTGAATCTTCAGCTGCTGGTGAAACTAAAGTTGCAGAAGCTTCTCAAGCAGTTAACATCATCAACCTTCTCGGTGGACGTGCCAACATCGTTGATGTCGACGCATGTATGACTCGTCTTCGTGTTACTGTACAAGATGCTGAAAAAGTTGGAACAGAAGAACAATGGAAAGCTGAAGGAGCTATGGGACTTGTCATGAAAGGACAAGGTGTCCAAGCTATCTACGGACCTAAAGCTGACGTTTTGAAATCAGATATCCAAGATATTCTTGACTCAGGTGAAGTGATTCCTGAAACTCTTCCAAGTCAAATGGCAGCAACTCAAAAAGATACTGTTGTCTACAAAGGTGTAACTGAAGAAGTTTATTCAGTTGCTGACGGTCAAGTGATTGAATTGGAACAAGTTAAAGATCCAGTCTTCTCACAAAAAATGATGGGTGATGGATTTGCAGTAGAACCAGCAAATGGAAACATTGTATCTCCAGTTTCTGGTACTGTATCAAGCGTCTTCCCAACTAAACATGCTCTTGGTCTTGTAACTGAAGCAGGTCTTGAAGTTCTTGTTCACATTGGTCTTGATACTGTAAGTCTTGAAGGAAAACCATTTGAAGTAATGGTTTCAGAAGGTCAAACAGTCGCTGCTGGTGATCTCTTGGTCAAAGCTGACTTGGGTGCTATCCGTGAAGCTGGTCGTGAAACTACAACTGTAGTTGTCTTCACAAATGGTGACGCGATCAAATCAGTTAAATTACAACAAACAGGTTCTCTTGCAGCTAAAACAGCAGTTGCAAAAGTAGAATTGTAA
- a CDS encoding serine hydrolase domain-containing protein codes for MKQEIIQKIKQQIEAGIYPGASFAYYRDGEWSDCYLGEADPEIGEQTCQGLVYDLASVSKVVGVGTVLTFLWHQGELDIEKSVTEFLPDSDYQDITIRQLLTHATDLDPYIPNRDQLNAEELKEAMFHLNRREKRAFLYSDVHFLLLGFLLERYFDKDLDQILQEQVLDPWRMKETRFGPVTSAVPTVRGQKAGVVHDPKARLLGKHAGSAGLFSTVKDLKIFLEHYLQDDFAEDLSQNFSDLDDKERSLSWNIEGDWLDHTGYTGTFIMWNRKKQEAAIFLSNRTYEKDERARWIIDRNQVMDLIREAD; via the coding sequence ATGAAACAAGAAATCATTCAAAAAATAAAGCAACAAATTGAGGCAGGGATTTATCCTGGTGCCTCTTTTGCGTATTATCGGGATGGTGAATGGTCTGATTGCTACCTCGGAGAAGCAGATCCAGAAATTGGAGAGCAGACTTGTCAAGGTTTAGTCTATGATTTGGCAAGTGTGAGCAAAGTTGTCGGAGTTGGAACTGTCTTAACTTTCTTATGGCATCAAGGGGAATTAGATATAGAAAAGTCAGTGACGGAATTTTTACCTGACTCTGACTATCAAGATATCACAATTCGTCAACTCCTCACTCATGCCACAGACTTGGACCCTTATATTCCCAATCGTGACCAGTTGAATGCAGAAGAATTGAAAGAAGCTATGTTTCATCTTAATCGTAGGGAGAAGCGAGCCTTTCTATATTCAGATGTGCACTTTCTCTTGCTAGGTTTTCTCTTGGAAAGATATTTTGATAAGGACTTGGATCAGATTTTGCAAGAGCAAGTTTTGGATCCATGGAGGATGAAGGAAACGAGGTTTGGTCCTGTAACCAGTGCTGTGCCGACTGTTCGTGGTCAGAAAGCAGGAGTGGTGCATGATCCAAAGGCACGTTTGCTTGGGAAACATGCAGGGAGTGCTGGATTGTTTTCAACTGTGAAGGATTTAAAAATCTTCCTAGAGCATTATTTACAGGATGATTTTGCTGAAGATTTGAGCCAGAATTTCTCAGATTTAGATGATAAAGAGCGCTCCTTATCCTGGAATATTGAAGGAGATTGGCTAGACCATACAGGCTATACTGGAACCTTTATCATGTGGAATCGTAAGAAGCAGGAAGCTGCTATTTTCTTGTCCAATAGAACCTACGAAAAGGACGAGCGTGCTCGGTGGATCATAGACCGTAATCAGGTCATGGACTTAATTCGTGAAGCAGACTAG
- a CDS encoding endonuclease/exonuclease/phosphatase family protein — MKFLTLNTHSWMEKDPEQKFQLLLQDILENSYDLICFQEINQEITSAQVEAGALYQPLPSAEPIHQDHYVRLLVEHLAEQGQNYYWTWAYNHIGYDRYHEGVAILSKTPIEAREILVSDVDDPTDYHTRRVALAETVVEGKELAVASVHLSWWDKGFQEEWARFEAVLKELKKPLLLAGDFNNPAGQEGYQAILASPLNLQDAFEVAKERSGSYTVPPEIDGWKGNTEPLRIDYAFTTKDIQVETLHVVFDGKQSPQVSDHYGLQAELSWKN; from the coding sequence ATGAAGTTTTTAACACTCAATACTCATAGTTGGATGGAAAAAGATCCTGAACAAAAGTTTCAACTTTTACTTCAAGATATACTTGAAAACAGTTATGATTTGATTTGTTTTCAGGAAATTAACCAGGAAATTACTTCAGCGCAAGTAGAAGCTGGTGCACTTTATCAGCCATTACCATCTGCTGAGCCGATTCATCAAGACCACTATGTTCGTCTCTTGGTAGAACACTTAGCTGAGCAAGGTCAAAACTATTATTGGACTTGGGCCTACAACCATATTGGTTATGATCGTTACCATGAAGGTGTTGCAATCCTATCTAAAACACCAATTGAAGCGCGTGAAATTTTGGTTTCAGATGTAGATGATCCGACAGATTACCACACTCGTCGAGTTGCTCTAGCAGAGACAGTAGTTGAAGGTAAAGAACTTGCAGTTGCGAGTGTCCATCTCTCTTGGTGGGATAAAGGCTTCCAAGAGGAATGGGCGCGCTTTGAAGCAGTTCTGAAAGAATTGAAGAAGCCACTCTTGCTAGCAGGTGATTTTAATAATCCTGCAGGCCAAGAGGGTTACCAAGCTATTTTAGCTAGTCCACTAAACTTACAAGATGCATTTGAAGTTGCAAAAGAAAGAAGTGGTAGTTACACTGTTCCGCCTGAAATTGATGGTTGGAAGGGAAATACAGAACCACTTCGAATTGATTATGCCTTTACGACAAAGGATATACAGGTAGAAACATTACATGTTGTCTTTGATGGAAAACAAAGTCCACAGGTCAGTGATCACTATGGTCTTCAAGCAGAACTTTCTTGGAAGAACTAA
- a CDS encoding DMT family transporter produces MSKALKGTLFTVIAGIAWGLSGTSGQYLMAHRISALVLTNIRLIVAGLLLVLLSYIKSKEQFLAFLKDKSSLFSLLLFSLFGLFLNQLAYLSAIQETNAGTATVLQYVCPVGILAYTCIKDKVAPTIAEIISMFLAIGGTFLIATHGQMDQLSMTPAGLFWGLFSALTYALYIILPIKLIQKWGSILVIGVGMTISGFVAVPFTGIIGARIPMSFDIFLAFAGIILIGTVFAYTAFLKGASMVGPVKSSLLASIEPISAVFFAFMIMGDIFYPVDFLGMAMILLAVTIISLKDLMLEKKHKSI; encoded by the coding sequence ATGTCTAAAGCGTTAAAAGGAACTCTATTTACAGTCATTGCAGGTATCGCTTGGGGACTATCTGGAACCAGTGGGCAGTACCTGATGGCTCATAGGATTTCAGCTCTAGTTCTGACCAATATCCGTTTGATTGTTGCTGGTCTCCTCTTGGTTCTATTGTCCTATATAAAGTCTAAGGAACAATTTCTAGCTTTTTTAAAGGATAAATCAAGTCTCTTTTCTCTCTTGCTATTTTCTTTATTTGGTCTCTTTCTAAATCAATTGGCTTATCTATCAGCCATTCAGGAGACAAATGCTGGCACAGCGACAGTTCTTCAATATGTCTGTCCTGTTGGAATCTTGGCTTACACATGCATCAAAGATAAGGTAGCCCCTACTATAGCAGAAATCATTTCTATGTTTTTGGCTATAGGTGGAACCTTTTTAATTGCGACTCACGGTCAAATGGATCAGCTCTCTATGACACCAGCAGGTCTCTTTTGGGGCTTGTTCTCTGCTTTAACCTATGCTTTGTATATCATTTTACCCATTAAACTGATTCAAAAGTGGGGGAGCATTTTGGTTATTGGTGTTGGAATGACCATTTCTGGTTTTGTGGCAGTTCCATTTACTGGAATTATCGGCGCTAGAATTCCTATGTCATTTGATATTTTTCTAGCCTTTGCTGGAATTATTCTTATTGGAACGGTTTTTGCCTACACAGCTTTTCTCAAGGGAGCCAGTATGGTTGGACCAGTCAAATCTAGTCTTCTGGCGTCGATTGAGCCAATCTCTGCGGTGTTTTTTGCCTTTATGATTATGGGAGATATTTTTTATCCTGTAGATTTTCTTGGTATGGCAATGATTTTGTTGGCTGTAACTATTATTTCTTTAAAGGATTTAATGCTAGAAAAGAAACACAAGTCTATTTAA
- a CDS encoding TIGR01212 family radical SAM protein (This family includes YhcC from E. coli K-12, an uncharacterized radical SAM protein.), whose product MKSYNTLNDYYRNLFGEKTFKVPIDAGFDCPNRDGTVAHGGCTFCTVSGSGDAIVAPDAPIREQFYKEIDFMHRKWPDVKKYLVYFQNFTNTHEKLEVIRERYEQAINEPGVVGINIGTRPDCLPDETIEYLAELSERLHVTVELGLQTTYEATSELINRAHSYELYVETVKRLRKYPKIEIVAHLINGLPGETHEMMVENVRRCVRDNDIQGIKLHLLHLMTNTRMQRDYHEGRLRLMSQDDYVKVICDQLEIIPKHIVIHRITGDAPRDMLIGPMWSLNKWEVLNSIEAEMRRRGSVQGCKAVKQEFMNEKTT is encoded by the coding sequence ATGAAATCCTATAATACCTTGAATGATTATTATCGAAATTTATTCGGAGAAAAAACTTTCAAAGTTCCTATCGATGCTGGATTTGATTGTCCCAATCGTGATGGTACAGTAGCTCATGGAGGTTGTACTTTCTGTACGGTTTCTGGTTCTGGAGATGCTATCGTTGCGCCTGACGCTCCTATTCGTGAGCAATTTTATAAGGAAATTGACTTTATGCACCGTAAATGGCCAGATGTAAAAAAATATCTAGTCTATTTCCAAAACTTTACTAATACTCATGAAAAACTCGAAGTGATTCGCGAACGCTATGAACAAGCTATTAATGAACCTGGAGTTGTTGGAATCAATATCGGTACACGACCAGATTGCCTGCCTGATGAGACTATCGAATACTTGGCAGAACTATCAGAGCGATTGCATGTTACTGTAGAGTTAGGTTTACAAACCACCTATGAAGCAACTTCTGAATTAATTAACCGTGCCCACTCCTATGAACTCTACGTGGAAACGGTTAAGCGCTTGAGAAAATATCCCAAGATTGAGATTGTTGCTCATCTAATCAATGGTTTGCCCGGTGAAACTCATGAAATGATGGTGGAAAACGTTCGGCGTTGTGTAAGGGACAATGATATCCAAGGGATTAAACTTCACCTACTTCACCTCATGACCAACACTCGAATGCAACGCGACTATCATGAAGGTCGTTTGCGGCTTATGAGTCAAGATGACTATGTGAAAGTTATCTGTGACCAACTTGAAATTATTCCCAAACATATAGTCATCCATAGGATTACGGGTGATGCGCCTAGAGATATGCTAATTGGTCCTATGTGGAGTCTCAATAAATGGGAAGTTCTAAATAGCATAGAAGCTGAAATGAGACGTCGAGGTAGTGTCCAAGGATGCAAGGCTGTAAAACAGGAGTTTATGAATGAAAAGACCACTTGA
- a CDS encoding class I SAM-dependent methyltransferase yields MKRPLELAHDFLAQVITKDDVVVDATMGNGHDTLFLAKLAKQVYAFDIQEQALQKTSQRLQEAGLTNVELLLQGHETVDQFVTEVKAAIFNLGYLPSADKSIITKPHTTIEALEKLCQMLVKGGRIAIMIYYGHEGGDIERDAVLDFVSQLPQQEYTATIYRTLNQVNNPPFLVMIEKLERYRHG; encoded by the coding sequence ATGAAAAGACCACTTGAATTGGCGCATGATTTTCTTGCCCAAGTCATCACAAAAGATGATGTTGTTGTAGATGCAACAATGGGAAATGGACATGATACACTTTTTCTTGCTAAATTAGCTAAACAAGTCTACGCTTTTGATATACAAGAACAAGCTCTTCAAAAAACAAGTCAACGTCTACAAGAAGCCGGTTTGACCAATGTTGAATTACTTCTCCAAGGTCATGAAACCGTAGATCAGTTTGTAACTGAGGTGAAGGCAGCCATCTTTAATCTAGGTTATCTTCCTTCTGCCGATAAGTCTATTATTACTAAACCTCACACAACCATTGAGGCACTTGAAAAACTCTGTCAGATGCTCGTTAAAGGCGGACGAATAGCCATCATGATTTATTACGGGCATGAAGGCGGAGATATAGAACGGGATGCTGTCTTAGATTTTGTCAGTCAGTTGCCACAACAAGAATACACTGCTACAATCTATCGTACCCTCAACCAAGTCAACAATCCACCATTTTTAGTTATGATTGAAAAATTAGAAAGGTATCGCCATGGATAA